Within Planococcus citri chromosome 2, ihPlaCitr1.1, whole genome shotgun sequence, the genomic segment tattaccgaaagctctacatgcaaccgttcaaaagttttcgaagttgaaagttgggaaaacaagctgcggatggtaagtactgaactttgaactaatattactcgaaattttcagtggacacgtaggtattttaatacatcaaaatgttcgtaattgtatcctttttaaaatggttgtttaccgaaagctctaccttcaaccgttcaaaagtttttgaagttcaaagttgcggaaagtggtcaaattgtgttatcactgttatcagtcacttagttttgatcagtattttactttccgcaactttgatcttcaagatctTTTGAACGATGAGAGGTAGAACTTTCGTTATAAGCTCAttttaaaaacgataaaattacgaacattttgctgtattaaaatatccatgtgtccgttgaaaattttgagtaaaatttgttcaaagtcaAATACTTACTGCCCGCAGctgattttcgcaactttcaacttcgaaaacttttgaacggttgcatgtagagctttcggtaatagctcattttaaagaggataaaataacgaacattttactgtaataaaatacctatgtgtccactgaaaatttcgagtatttttactttaaagatgacgtacgtagtatgcaaaaatcagtaaaatagaaatattcataaaatccttatttttacgcgaaatgatcaaaatttaacatcaatcgatagggaattttattgtctttaatttaagactgcataacagttcacccaaactcgcgaacaatttaaaaaattgcattttttacataagaAATTGTATGCATAATTACTGGTTCGTTATCACTtcagggaacaaaatggtggatgcGCTCACCTGGTTTATATAGAGCCCtattttgataagaattttcCCCTAATTATGGTCGAGTAATATTTCACCCTTAGGTATAGACTTTCttttcacttgaaaactattataaaattacttatctTACATCGAGTTTTCCTCAATATGAATCTAACGAACCTTATATTAGAGAATTTTAGCAGATATACTCACAGAAAACTGTGTAATTAAAGCATTCCATAAGTAGTCGAATATTCCGAATGATGCACCGATTTAGTCATCATTCTGGACGCATATCCGGATATCGACACTTCGAACAAATTATCCGGTAAAATTAGGCGAATTTATTAATCACTAATTCGTTGGCAAATTCATACTGTTAATTAATTTcgcgaaaatattttaaaaatagttaaCATCGACACCACACACGAACATATTCAAATGCCCGAAACACAGATCCGATAGAGAAACACAACTTCCCAGAACCAACACACAAGAACTCAACATAACTCGCTATTGGTAAACAGCTGgagtgaatgtttgaaaaaaaacgaagaggAGGGGATTCCCGTAGACGCAGGTAAACATAAAACACTCGAATGCGCAAGGTCTTCTCCTCTCTTTTGCTATGACGTAATGCTTCGAATACTTTGTAACTGAGAACTGAAACCGAAACATTACGAATTTCGTGAATATGTTTCATCTTTCTTGCTTGGACTTCGGAAATTGGATTGGATTTGGAAGTTGAAGTTGGAGTTGGATTTGGATATGGCCGGATCGTCGGATAATGGGATGATGATTGTGCTGTGGTGACTGACTGATCGATGATCAATTTAAGATCACCTGAGGCGTTGGAGAAATTGGCGTTCAATTTTAGTAAGGGCgtaaggtacctatctaaaaaaaactcaccaTACCATAAGTACAAAGTAGTGTTGGGTCATCAGTCCTCACCCTAGTTTTCTTCCTGGTTCCAGTGTACCTAGTCCTAATGATGGTAGCCCCTCTGGGAATGGTCATTTCAGGCctccttatttttttcatccccGTATGTTACTTTCTCTGGTTCTGCCAACGGAGTGCCAACATTTTCCTACTGATACCAAGACCAACATTACATACATTGTTCCTTCTCTTTCCATCCTTTGAATTCCCTCATGATCATGAATGAACtcttttttgaaacagaaacattttcaaatcgaGTTACCCATCGGCCATCGTCGCCATCgatcatgaaaaataaatctcaataaaaaatgaaaaaagaaagcatttcaaagttcaaaaattaaaattattcaacatggTTACCTAGTAAacattctcatttttcattttttttttttgggtgaaagTTGCACAATGATACCGAATGATAGCAACTaagtttgcttttttaaaatcatcaaaacaatAATCttagaacaagaaaaaaatctacaaaaaaaaaaactgtttcaagcaCAAAATGTTCAATCATGATTCATGGTTTGATACGAAAAAACCGTGAGAATAAAAACATTGAATTAATAGTTCTAATAAAGTAATCCCAGCTTTTTAGCTCTACAATAACTGACATAAATTATAATTCAAATCCTAtaactcaaaaaatgttttcggaaaatcttgaaaattttcttaaaatatttccttgaatttttaaatgaaatttgaaaatcacaagTTAGAAATAAGCTTATGGCCACTGATTTCTGCAATAATCAAGTTTTTGATGTTAATAAATTACactctattttcaatttgattttttagaaatttgtttaatttcaaTTGCGACGTTCTGTTGTCATTTTTATGTAAaccccctaatttcggacacaaCTTTTGAACtaataaaaagtaggtaaaccgcttgaaaaaaaatgaaacctggAATATATTTCTTATACATTTTCTGGCAgaatattgttcattttttctttcgattttgtttttatcgATCAAAAATCTGGTGTCCAAAATCAAGGGGTTTGACAGTAGTTGTATATAGTTGATTaagtttcaagaattttttattttatcccACCGCAGTACGTAAGCTAAGTAAGCAACTCATTCTGTGTTTAAGTAAGTGTGCTTGCCTAACCTTCAAACCATGGGAAATGATCAAAGgtggatttttgatttgaaaattttttcttaatacgTGGGAAGGTTCATATTTTAATCCCTTGCTCCCGCAATTTAGAGGTTTGCCCACCATGCACATTTAAGCCAGAGGTTGGTAGCTCACTGTCACTTTCCAAAAAAGTAATAAGTACATCGttttaatttattgtaaaaaatggattttaataATTCTGAAGTTACATATCATAACAAATTGTATTGTCCACTATGACTAACTTATTCTAGCGGCTGATTTTGAGAAAACTATATTGGCTGATGCTCAAATGATCGCTCATTGGctcaaattaaaatacaaaaaaagtgtgtcttgaaaaaacgaaaaaaaaacacacaataatTAGATAGATAATActggtaggtataagtaatatAGGCCTTTAAATAATTAATATgatttacaaaatataaaataaaataggtaagtaggtaggtacccaataGAATTTATGACTAGGTATAAgtataaaagaaaaatatggaatgtttctatgtaaaaaaaatcatctaaagaCGGAGATGGCCCAACAGAATAACAAAAAcccaacacaaaaaaatttaaaatcaatcaagaaatcaaattttgagattttacattcAAGATGTTGGAGCTGAAACATGAATAAGTTCATCGAGtaacttcataattttttttacaatatttctcTCATTGTTCCTTTCAGCAATATCTATTGATTCATAGAATAAACTGTAGTCAACGGGAACATTCTGAGATTGTAAGAATTCAgccacatttttgatttttaataaaatattctcGGTCATCGTCGTATCATCAGTTTTATTCTTTATTCCATTAAGAACAGTGAATAAAATGGGAAGTTGTCGCGATATATCCGGATTTGCGTTATATTCACAAAGTAACTTGGACATTTCTTCATTATTACTCGTAACAGAAAAATATAAAGGTGAAAAATCTTTCGTATTTATGACACTTGGATTCGCCCCATGGTTGAGTAATACTTTAACTAAATCATTCCTATTGTCGATCACAGCATTAAAAATAGGAGTTGTGCCATTTTTCCAACCTTTGATATTCGGATGTGCGCCTTTACTCAGTAATAATTCAATAATAGCTTTGTCGCCGAATTTTATAGCAAGATGTAATGCAGAAAGTCCATCTTCATCTctaatacagggtgttccagaataacctttcacttttgttttattagtagctctgagagaaaaatggttacggaaatttttttataaccaaaatgaagtagaaatgtgccgtttttagaccatatatttgagttttcattataaattaagttttaaaaattattccaccaagatgttttccatcatttttgacacaatcgaccaaacgttttttaaaattattgaacactttgttgagcatttctcttctaatcagtcttgattcacgaataatattatctaggagctgtttcagagtcctaggatcatcttgatatacttttgacttgaggtaaccccataaaaaaaaatcacatgctgaaaaatcaggggatcgaggtggccatgaaatttctgtgttcagcgaaattattcgatgaccaaaatgctcacgcaataaagaaatcgtgtccgttgcggaatgacaggtagcgccatcctgttggaaccaagtaactctatacttgtgtctgcgtttcaattcaggaatgagaaactcgtttaacattttgcgatacctctcaccgttcaccgtttcatcaaacacatacggtcccactataccgaatttagccacgcccatccaaacagtcaacttagcggagtgtagaggtttctcgtgtattatcatcggattctctgtcgaccagtagcgcatattttgtttattcacatcaccgtttagataaaaatgagcttcatcagtaaagagtaacgagttcaatggaatctcaccagtatcaattcttgtaagcatatcctcggcaaatgattttcttctcacaaaatcagttttttgtaacttttgaatgattaaaatcttatatggatggaaactgaggtcttcagataaaattcgttgcagagaagttggtttgatttttaaatttaacgctcgtttacgtattgaagtggtaggggtagtctgtactgaatgccttactcggtccgttgtttctggcgttcttactgatcttttccgacctgtaggcttatttttacaagcatgagcggttttctcgaagttttttacccataatttcactgttggcctcgatggcacttcacttttaccggtaagtttaaaatgtttgcggaaggcacgaattgcacttatgtaagagtcattatttttgaaaaaggcaaaaggcctttacaataaaagcgcgctgcacagccgtccacttctccatggtaaaaaattaatactgaaacataattcggcatgtgttggctacctggaaccgcttttaccattcccctaacaccatttgaacgcagatcagtgctcaccaaaatgtgaaaggttattctggaacaccctgtattagGACTGGTGCCTTCTTTCAGTAATGCTTTCACTTTGGATTCATTTCTGTTTTTAATCGCTTCGATCAAACGATTATTCTTTGTCATGTGATGTTTGTGCTCTGAGTTGAAATTGTCTACATCTTCTTTGGCCCTTTTGGCATAACTATTAAAATCGCCCAAATCGGGGTCTTGCATCAAGCCGACAATTGACGGTTCTCTCAGTGCGTCTTCGTTCGTTCCAGGTACCTAAGagaaatcgataaaaattattgaaatattttctcacaATTTGTCGGCTACTGCTTGGAAATCTCCGAATCAGTTTTCGAACTTGACGATCAAACAACTGCAGCAACTATGCactattaatttttaaaaatctgagtgaaaaaaaatcgcctcAGTTGAGTAGAAAGAATCAATAAAGATATGAATTAAAAACTACAAAAAGAAAGTCAACTTCCCACATATCGATGATTTATTGGCACTagacaaaattgtaaaatcacaTATCCAATTATACATTATTATAAAAAGGACACGTAAAACGTAGAGAGCTGgcacaaaaaaatatcagaaaagacaaactgaaaaaattgtaaaaagcaTCAGTAAAAAATTCTTCACACTAGCGCACTACAGTCTTTGgttaaaacttgtaaaaatcgttaaaattatcttaaaaattaaaaacatggTAAATGTTTATTGttcgttgaaaataaattaaataaaaattacatacagacaaaaaataagattcaaaatgaaaaatgaaaaaatgaaataaaacatcaaatttAAGCGTATCGAACACAGTACTAATTACCTAAATTTCAATCATCTAGCTTCGTGTCAGCGAGATtgattttcagcttttcagaCATTTCAAAGTATTATCCGTTCTTTTGATTGTAATAAGTGGCGTGAGTTTATCGGTAAAACGGTGATAATTACGTTCTAATTCGCGTTGATAATCACGTTGATCGGGTCCTATGAGATTTTTATTCTTGCGTAATGCGTCCGAGCATCTGTAATCAAGACAGGTAAAAAGAACCCCGTtagttttaatgatttttacgCAGCTCATCAATTTGTAGAAAATGACTTACTTTTTGGAGAAATCCTTGAAACAAAGtcttaatttattttgtaatttagtAGGTTCATGATTTTCGTCTAACAAAGGGGTTAAAAATACAGTCGCCATCTCCATTGGACCTTGATTGACAGTGGTTCCTTTAAAAACAGTACGTTCGTTAGAAATCTTTTTCGCTCTTCAAGaactattttcaatatttgataTAAGAAGACTAACCAATACATCCTTGGAGGACCATTTGTAATATTTTCGTATCAGGTGGATCTTGCTGAATGGAATGAGCCAGTTCAGCAGTTTTCTTTTGGATGTCCTCGATGGCCACTTCGATAGGCGTCAATACAATCTACAAGTATTATTCAGAAATATGCGAATAATTAAACCTGGGATTAGATACCTACATTTAGGTCGGTTTTTTCGTaagaaaattatcaacattaaaATACCTGTTTCCTATCGACTACTTGGATTCTGGTCTTCACATAAGGAAAATGATTAGCAACAGTCAAAGTAGTTTTACGTTTCCATTGCTCATGCAGATCACCATGAGGCTTCCCATTCGATGTGAAAGGGGTTGCATATACAAATCgttctgaaaatataatttaaatattataAGTGCTTTGAGTAAAATATACAGCcatcaaatacgagtaatatagTAAAATATGACGATAAAAAACACATACTCAGGTTAAAATTCCTTTCGAAGTACGTTTTACGATGGCGTTCTTCGTAAGTTTCGAAATAAGGCTCTACGTAGGTAATTTGTATGTAGGCTTTGTCTGGGTCTAGAGTATTTGGGTCGACATGGTTGGAATCTTTGATAATATTCACGACATCTGGTCCGAATCGTTCGGAATAAAAACTCTGTAACGTAAACAATAACCATGCAATTCAGAAAtcgattcaaattcaaatcatattttccaaaatttattcgtcAACATACTTGAAGCCGACTGaatatttctgataattttgtaaGAGTGGGTTCTTTATAAATGAATTCTTCGCCATTCAAGTCACCGAATTTTGTGCCATAGAATCCAACTCGGAAGTACGTTCCAAAAATACGTTTCCCTTGTAATTGTTCCAATCTGGTATATGCTTCGTTCAATTTACTGcaaaaataagttgaaagttgacaaattaattttcaaaaaaaaaatatctcattaaTAATCCGCATCAGAACTAAAAACTCACCTATAAATATTGgctaattttttataatcgtgatttttctcaataatcGGTATCATTACTTTGTATACTTCGCTCATAGCTTCATACATTCCagcctaaaaattgaagaaaaaaaaattgaaatcattttcaaacatgaacACTATCTGCAACTCTCCAGCTTCACGTACCAATTGAAAAGAACTGGCTGCGTGTTCTAATAACCCTATTAATCCATTTTCCGTGAAATCTTTGCCTAAACAAAACCCTTCTTCTTCTGGCCTAAGCACGTCGTCGGATACAGCACATTCTTCTAGTATATTCAacgttactttttcaaaactggcaGCTCCCAATGGAAGATGCTGTTGATCCTCGAGCATTTGCAAATATTCCGAAACCAGCGCTGCGCTATGCACTAGACACATTCCAGCTTCTGTATGATTATTATgctattgaaataaaaacagacGTGTTTTGTTAATAAGAGTTGGTTcctcaaaaattgttattttttcaatatttatgtaCTATGAGAAAGACCATACTTCCATATGTTTTTGAGCCATGTTGGCTAACCAGGTGACTCTCAAATCGGGCGAATTTTGGTATCCTTTTGCGATTCTGTACATAAGATCTAGTAACATTTCGGGATCCTCTTGGAATTCCTTCATTTTGACCGTATCTGATAATATCATGTGCAAATTGAATACCAAATCTTTCACCTAgaggaaaaatattcaattattacACTGGaacattttataattaattctGTAATAAGCGGGTATTTTTTGGTACCTGTTCCGGGAACGTGGTATCTTGTAATTCTTTATCCTCGTCCGAATACATTAAAATAGTTTTCAGCGATCTTCGCAAAGCCACCTCGTTAAAAGTATGACTAGTGCCGACGAGTGAACTCAACGACATCGTGACTTGCATTTTAACTCTCGTGAAATTCTGTAAccgaaatgaaataatttcaatactatTTCACGTCATAAATTCATCAaacctaacaaaatttcaactaacgTTTCCTATTTCGAAATTCTGCCTCATCAGCATATACAAGGAAGCCGCAGCTTGAGACCGAATATTTCCTAAATTCGAACAACAGTGCTTCAATAGAAGTAGGCATAAATCAGCGCATTGTTCGGTATCTTCGTCGAATAATAAATTtggaaactgaaaaatgaacaaaagcaAACTTTAGCGAAAATACATATTCCTTGGAAATGGTGTAATTTCCAACCCGAGACTACTTTACCTTATACACAAAGGATCTTTGAACCGCGAACATACTTTGCAGAACACAAGTGCTTTGATTTCTCGACAAAGCGTGTAGCAAAACTTTCAGTACGCTTTCTAAGATACTGTGTAAATGATCACATTGAGTAGCCACCTAAAAAATATACAGAAATGATCAATCGTTCTTTCCTTAATCTGATCCGGATTAATTTTATTTGGCTATTTACCTGTACGATCTGTTCCAAAGTATCTAAAACGATGAAACTAACTTCAGTGGCCAGGTTGCCTTCAACTTGGCAATCATTTTCATGTTCGGGTTTAGGTTTATCTGTAGCTTCTGAATTGGGACGGTATAAGACGTGATCTTTACGCCATCTATAACGATCACCGGGACCAcctaaaacaaaattataaaattaaaaatctcgatCGAATTTATCGTCTTGTGAATTTCCCTGCACGATTAATACGTTTATTAATTacctttttttctcatcattagTTCAGAACGAGCAGAACCTTGACCTAATATCACATCTTCCAGTCTTGATTTGATATCCATTGTTTTATTGAACGTTTGTTGACTAgcacttttcatgattttacgTCCCTACagataaaaaaacaatttaaatttattacatGGATTAATTACCAAAGAACCTTTACCAAAATGTCATTTCCGATCGAGCAGAAATCAAGCTAAAAATGTGTGTCATTCGTgcctaaaaatccaatttcaagcagctcgagttgatttttcaatttttggagatttccTGAAAAAGATGGAAACAGCCTATTGCctcgtattttgattttactGAGTACAATACATCTTGTGATGAAAATCTGagtcaaccccctccccctccccaatcgatttttgaactaatctggagcctccggaaAAAGTCAACGTGTCATTTCTACTatcatcaaaaattcgtcaaaaatcataaaatcaacttcagcagcttaaaatttggttttgaggcgTAGATGACATGCTTTTTTGGTAACCTAAATTTCAGTTCGATCGAAGTTGACGAtctgttgatgtgaaatttctttgaaaaatcttaCAACGCTACTTACTCTATACTCGAAACATGATATGCAAATATTCAACATCTCCAACATCTGGAGCAGTCTTTGGGTAGACCATTCAGTCCACCACTTCCTGAGCATCTCTTTAGCCATATTTTTTATAACCCATAGGAAACAAATCAGCAAATTCTGTGTTGTTTCGTTGCTTAATGTACATTTTCGAGGCTGTAATAAAGTgcacaaaattattattaatttatttattcgaaGGTTTATCTTTCAGTACAGCCCAACGAAATAAACTTACTTGTTGTGCGAATCTGTAAGCATCGCTAGAGCTGTGTTTGATACCAAACATAGACGTTCCAGCTATGGCCATCGCAATCGACTGATGTATGCCATTTGTTTGCTCACATTCAGTACTTTGATTAAGTAAAGATCGACCTGAAACCAAAACGAATTAGCCAATAATGAAAACACAACTACATAGAAAAATGCGTAATGGAGCAGACgatatttactttttaaatcattatTCCAAGAATAAAGTTGAGGTAACATATCCATCACAATTAACAACAATGGTAAATAAAGGGCAGCAACTCGAGCTTTTGATTCAGGTTCAGCGTATCGGACATCCGAATCGTGGGACGTCATTAAATTTCTAATTATATTCACTACTTTGCTATGTAACACCGGTatcctgtttttaaaaatattaacaaaattattacacttcgtttttggaaaaaaaaaattccaatatgtaTTTGACAACACACTCACTGCATGTCCAGGATAGTGGCTAAATCGCTAAATATTAGCCCTACGAAGTAATGGTGCTGTCTAAACTCCGGAGACAATTCGGCGTACAGTTTTTTATCCTTGGTCGTTAAAAACGACATAAACGATGATTGACTAGTTGTCGATGATACCGAAGGAGATGGCGAGGTAGATGTTGAGCTTGACATGAAAGGCGTGCCGTAAGGTAGATTTAAAGCGACAAAA encodes:
- the LOC135834079 gene encoding ankyrin-1-like encodes the protein MQDPDLGDFNSYAKRAKEDVDNFNSEHKHHMTKNNRLIEAIKNRNESKVKALLKEGTSPNTGATNKTKVKGYSGTPCIRDEDGLSALHLAIKFGDKAIIELLLSKGAHPNIKGWKNGTTPIFNAVIDNRNDLVKVLLNHGANPSVINTKDFSPLYFSVTSNNEEMSKLLCEYNANPDISRQLPILFTVLNGIKNKTDDTTMTENILLKIKNVAEFLQSQNVPVDYSLFYESIDIAERNNERNIVKKIMKLLDELIHVSAPTS